Proteins co-encoded in one Arachis hypogaea cultivar Tifrunner chromosome 11, arahy.Tifrunner.gnm2.J5K5, whole genome shotgun sequence genomic window:
- the LOC112721290 gene encoding protein FAR1-RELATED SEQUENCE 6-like yields MACNVVQPSCQVPSSVADHNSWKPHENAPDHFIADSEQFNKVSMAMPLLDVTEVGSEEMDLGYEAMPLLDVSEVGSEEMNLGHELQMAHKFYVSYVKKVGFATKIQTTTYDRITKQPINQAIHCNRDGFHESRVKASTQKNTISAAGCKARIYVKFDKEKQEWIFLKVELWHSHPCSARKVDARCRASYKYYGDVVSVDSTYSTNRHGLLFASFVGVNHHGKSTFLGCALLGNEEIPSYEWVFSQWVKCMGTAPQRIITDQCRSIFRAIRNVLPDTRHRWCIWHIMKKLPHKLGGYCRYRELYDDLNDIVWNSQTVEAFEDDWSEFIAEYNLHNNPCLSDLYDDRRMWVPIYFKGEFWASMRSTQRSESMHSFYGGFLHSRTSLVQFVHEYDNVLGIKEQRELEDNAADTRGVIPCATSSPMERQFQQEYTTSMFRDVQTEFVKKADCRVSVVAEEKPSVCMKVEEEKLVKDTILCVSYNAQFDRSTQKVVRPEGSQDINFGAVVGRNDPQQAGGFMSLLSSFNKS; encoded by the exons ATGGCGTGCAATGTCGTTCAACCATCGTGTCAAGTTCCATCCTCTGTTGCTGATCACAATTCATGGAAGCCACATGAAAACGCTCCCGATCATTTCATCGCCGACAGTGAGCAATTTAATAAAGTGAGCATG GCCATGCCACTGTTGGATGTTACTGAGGTTGGAAGTGAAGAGATGGATCTTGGTTACGAG GCCATGCCACTGTTGGATGTTTCTGAAGTTGGAAGTGAAGAGATGAATCTTGGTCACGAG TTGCAAATGGCTCATAAATTCTATGTTAGCTATGTAAAGAAAGTAGGGTTTGCAACTAAGATACAGACGACAACCTATGATAGGATCACAAAGCAACCCATCAACCAAGCTATTCACTGTAATAGGGATGGGTTTCACGAGTCTCGTGTCAAAGCGTCAACGCAGAAGAACACGATTTCAGCCGCCGGGTGCAAGGCAAGGATATATGTGAAGTTTGATAAGGAGAAGCAAGAGTGGATTTTCTTGAAGGTTGAGTTGTGGCACTCGCACCCATGTTCAGCGAGAAAG GTGGATGCAAGGTGTAGGGCGTCATACAAATATTACGGGGACGTTGTGTCAGTTGATAGCACATACAGTACAAACAG GCATGGATTACTGTTTGCGTCGTTCGTTGGTGTTAACCACCATGGTAAGTCGACCTTCCTCGGTTGTGCTCTGCTTGGAAATGAGGAAATCCCAAGTTATGAGTGGGTTTTCAGTCAATGGGTGAAGTGCATGGGAACTGCCCCACAACGGATCATCACCGATCAATGCAGATCCATTTTTCGTGCGATCAGAAATGTGTTACCTGATACACGCCACCGGTGGTGCATTTGGCACATTATGAAGAAATTACCGCACAAGCTTGGAGGTTATTGCCGGTACAGAGAGTTGTATGATGATCTCAATGACATTGTCTGGAACTCTCAGACGGTGGAGGCTTTTGAGGATGACTGGTCTGAATTTATAGCTGAGTACAATTTACATAACAACCCATGCCTGTCAG ACCTCTATGATGACCGACGCATGTGGGTCCCCATATACTTCAAGGGTGAATTTTGGGCTTCCATGAGGAGCACACAAAGGAGTGAGAGCATGCACTCATTCTACGGTGGATTCTTACACAGTCGGACTAGTTTGGTCCAATTTGTTCACGAATATGACAATGTGCTTGGAATCAAGGAGCAGAGGGAATTGGAGGATAATGCAGCAGACACGAGGGGGGTTATCCCTTGTGCAACGAGCTCGCCTATGGAGAGACAATTTCAGCAGGAGTACACTACCAGCATGTTTAGGGATGTTCAAACTGAGTTTGTAAAGAAGGCTGATTGCAGAGTCTCTGTAGTTGCTGAAGAGAAGCCATCGGTATGCATGAAGGTGGAAGAGGAAAAACTAGTGAAGGATACTATTCTCTGCGTTTCATACAACGCCCAATTTGATCGTTCCACACAGAAG GTGGTTCGTCCGGAGGGATCTCAAGATATAAACTTCGGTGCTGTTGTTGGCCGGAATGATCCCCAACAAGCTGGTGGTTTCATGTCTCTGTTAAGCTCTTTCAACAAAAGTTAG